The window GATTTCCGTCGCACGGCGGAGACGCGAATTCCGGACATCGGGAACCGCCGTCCGAAGGCCGGGGAGCCGCGTCCCTCCTCTTCCGCCGTCGGCCGATTCCCTAGACCGGCGGACCCAGGAAGTACCCCTGCCCGTACGGAATGCCGATCCTCCGGCACTCCGCCAGGTCCTCCTCGGACTCGATGCCTTCCGCCACGCAGAGCGCCTCGATCCGTCCCGCCACGTGGAGGAGCATCTCGACGATGTCGCGCTTGATCGTGTCCCGGGCGAGGCCGGTGACGAGCGTGTTCGCGATCTTCAGGAAGTTCGGCTTCAGTTCCGCGATCGACTGCAGCGACGCGAACCCCGAGCCCGCGTCGTCGATCGCCACCCGGAAGCCTTCCAGCCGCAGCCGCTCGATCGCATCACGGAACGTCGCGAGGTCGCGGATCGCGCTCCGCTCGGTGATCTCGAGCACGACCCGGTCGCGCTGGGCGCGGAGGGGGTCGAGGATCGTCGCGCCGCGGCGCGCGATCGCCGAGACCATCTCCGCCTCCACGTTGACGAAGAGGAGCGACGGCCCGTCCGCCGAGAAGTGGTCCGCCGTCGAGCGGAGACAGAGCTGCTCCAGGTCCCACACCGCGTCGTTGGCGATCGCGTACTCGAACAGGAGGTCGGGACTCTCGAATCCCGTCCCCGCCGGCCCGCGCGAGAGCGCTTCGTGCCCGAGGAGAGCGAGGTTCGCGAGCTCGAAGATCGGCTGGTAGACCGTCCGGATGTCCCTCCGCTCCACGATCTCCCGGAACACCCGGCGGAGGCGCCGCGTCCGGTCCTCCTCGCGCGAAGTGGCGACCCGGAACGCCTCCCGCAAAGCCCGGTAGACGACGCGTTCCATCCGCATCTGGGCGCTCGGGAGGATCATCGCGTGCCCGACCGACACGCCGATCGGCTTGTGGATCCGTTCGCGGAACCGGCCGTCGAGCGTCTGCCGGAGGGTCTCCTCGGTCTGGCGGGCCTTGCGCTCGAGGAGGCCGCCGTCGTCGTCGCCCGATTCGAGCGCGGTGAAAACGAGGAACTCCGCGCCGGCGGGACGGCTGATGGCGACGATGTCCTCCGACGAGAAGAGGGTTCCCACGAGGCGCTTCAGCGTCCGCGAGGTCTCGAGGATCAGCCCGTCGAAGACTTCCCACCCGTACGTGTCTTCGACGTGGCTGTACTTCTCCACGTCGATCGTGAGGACGCCCATGCGGCGGCGGTCGAGCAGCCGGTCGCGGAGCGCGTCGAGCACGACCGGCATGGACGGAAGCTGCGTGACGGCGTCGTACAGGAGGCTCTTCTTCCGGAAGTGCTCCTCCGCCGACGGGAGAACCGAGGCCGACGGGCGCTGCTCCGCCAGCCGCTCGACGGCCTCGAGGAGCTTGCGTTTCGTGAAGGGCTTCGTGACGTGGTCGTCCGCGCCCGCCTGCATCGACGTGATCATGTCCCGGATCTCGTTGCGGACCGACAGCATCACGATCGGAATTCCCTGCGTTTCGGGATGGTTCTTCAGCGTCGCGCAGACCTCCCACCCGGAGATTTCCGGCATCATGACGTCCAGGAGCGCGAGATCGGGACGTTCCCGGATCGCGGTCTCGATCGCGTCGCGGCCGCTCGCGACGGGCAGCACGGTGTAGTGGGCGCTCTGGAGCAGCGAGCCGACGAGCGTCCGGACGTCTTCGTCGTCGTCCGCGACGAGGATCCGCCGGAAGCCGTTCCTCGGCGGCGCCGCGGTGCCGGCGGCCGCCGCTTCAGACGGAGACGACACAGTGCACGTTCTCGCCGGCGAGCCGCTCGCGCCCGTCGAGCGCCGCGATCTCGAGGAAGAAGCTCATCCCGACGAGACGCGATCCGGCGCTTCGGACGAGGTCCGCGGCGGCCCGCGCGGTCCCTCCGGTCGCGAGCACGTCGTCGACGAGCAGGCAGGGCTCTTCGGGGGCGATCGCGTCGTGGTGGATCTCGAGCGCGTCGACGCCGTACTCGAGCGTGTAATCGACCCGGCGCCGGGGACGCGGGAGCTTTCCGGGCTTGCGGGCGGGAACGAAGCCGGCGCCGAGCGCGAGCGCGACGGCCGACCCGAAGATGAAGCCGCGCGCTTCGATCCCGATCACCTTCCGCACGCCTTCGTCGCGGAACGGCGCGCTCATCTCGGCGATCGCGGCGGAGAAGAGCTCTGGATCGGACCAGAGCGGGGTGATGTCCTTGAAGACGATCCCCGGCGACGGAAAATCGGGAACGTCGCAGATCCCGGCCGCGAAGGAGGAGACCGGTTCGCTCATCGGCGCACCTCGAAATCGGAAAAAGGCGTCTCGTCGATGTCGGAGCTCTCGACGCTCTCGATCCGGGAAATCGCCGATCCCCGGCGGAGGACCCCCTCGAACCGCTCGAGGACTTCCGCCTCGGCGGTCGCGATCGCCTCGACCCTCCCGTCTTCGCGGTTCCTCACCCAGCCGCGCACCCCGTGCGAGCGCGCGGTGCGCCGCACCCATTCCCGGAAGCCGATTCCCTGCACCCGCCCGCTCACGAGGTAGCTCCGGGTCATTCGTGCCCCGCCCCGACGGTATGGCTTTCCGGGAGGCGGGTCACTCGCTTCGTCCGAAGCGGCCGAGCAGCGGAACGAAGGTCACGTCGTCCTTCTCTTCCTGGCCGAAGTGATCGCGGCGCTTCTTGATGACGCGCAGACGCTGGACCTTCTCGTCGCCCACGGGAACGATCATCCGTCCGCCGACCGCGAGCTGGTCGAGGAGCGGCCGCGGGACCTCCGACGCGCCCGCGGCGACGAGGATGCGGTCGTACGGCGCGTTCGCCGCGAAACCGTAGGTGCCGTCGAGCGCCTTGACGGAAACGTTGTCGCAACCGAGAGAACGCAGGAGCGAGGACGCGCGGCGGGCGAGGTCGCTCACCCGCTCCAGGGTGAAGACCATGCGGGCGAGACGGCCGAGCACCGCCGCCTGATACCCCGAGCCGCAGCCGATCTCGAGCACCTTGTGGTGCGGCTCGATCGAGAGCAGCTGCGACATCCGTCCGACGACGTATGGCTGGGAGATCGTCTGGCCGAATCCGATCGGGAGAGAGTGGTCGCCGTAGGCCTTTTCCGCGACCGCGTCCGGAACGAAACGGTGCCGCGGGATCTCCCGCATGGCGGCCAGGACCCGGGGATCGTCGATGCCCCGCGCGGCGACGAGCTTCTCGACCATCCGGAGCCGCGCCTCTTCGAAGGGATCTGGCGCGGAATCCGCTCTAAATGTCGATGCTGGCACGGGTTCGGAGTATAGCAGGCCAACGGCGATCCATGCGTCGCGGGAGCTGGCCCGGGGAAACGAAGGCGTGCGGCGGCGGCGCGGCTGCGTCGAACGCGCGACTCGCCAGCGCGGCTGCCATCCCCGTCGCCGACGCTCCCGTTCGCGCTTCCACCCGCCAGATCGGCGAGCGCCGCGGGCGGGCGGCACTCGCCCGTCCGGCTCGATGCATCGCCCGCCTACTTACGAAGTCGGCACGAATCGCGCGATCACCGAATCGAGCGTTTCCAATGCCGCATAGTCCGTCAGATCGAGATGCAGCGGCGTGACGGAGATGAGCTTCTCCGCGATCGCCCAGAGATCGGTGCCCTCTTCGGGTTCGCCGGTCGGCGGGGAGGCGCCGATCCAGTAGTACTTCTTCCCCCGGGGGTCGAGCTTCTCGAGCACCCCTTCCTGGTAGATGCGGCGGCCCATCTTCACGGCCCGCACGCCCCGCACCTCGCCGGCCGGAACGTTGACGTTCAGGAGCGTCCCGGGCCGGAGCGGATTCCGGAGCACCTCGAGCACGAGATCCCGCGCGAACGCCGACGCCGCCTCGAACGTGAACCCGGGCGCGATCTCCTGCGAGATCGCGATCGCGGGAATCCCGAGGATCGCCCCTTCGAAGGCGGCCGAGACGGTGCCGGAGTAGGTCACGTCGTCGCCGAGGTTCAGGCCGAAGTTGATGCCGGAGAGGATCGCGTCCGGCCGCCGGTCGCGGAGCAGGTAGTGCACGCCCCAGTTCACGCAATCGGTCGGCGTCCCGTCGACGACGTACCGGTTCTTCGAAAGCTCGGTCGCGCGGAGCGGGTGATGGAGAGTGAGGGAATGCCCCGCCGCGCTCCGTTCCCGGTCGGGAGCGACGACGACGACGTCGCCCGCCGGCCCGACCCCTTCCGCGAGCGCGCGGATCCCGTCGGCCGCGACCCCGTCGTCGTTCGTCACGAGGAAGAGGGGCCGCTTCATCCCTCGTACACGACGGAGTTCTTCCCCGTCTCGTGCAGGGTGATCCGCTTGAGCTCGGTTCCGG is drawn from Thermoanaerobaculia bacterium and contains these coding sequences:
- a CDS encoding protein-L-isoaspartate(D-aspartate) O-methyltransferase, whose protein sequence is MPASTFRADSAPDPFEEARLRMVEKLVAARGIDDPRVLAAMREIPRHRFVPDAVAEKAYGDHSLPIGFGQTISQPYVVGRMSQLLSIEPHHKVLEIGCGSGYQAAVLGRLARMVFTLERVSDLARRASSLLRSLGCDNVSVKALDGTYGFAANAPYDRILVAAGASEVPRPLLDQLAVGGRMIVPVGDEKVQRLRVIKKRRDHFGQEEKDDVTFVPLLGRFGRSE
- a CDS encoding EAL domain-containing protein, yielding MSSPSEAAAAGTAAPPRNGFRRILVADDDEDVRTLVGSLLQSAHYTVLPVASGRDAIETAIRERPDLALLDVMMPEISGWEVCATLKNHPETQGIPIVMLSVRNEIRDMITSMQAGADDHVTKPFTKRKLLEAVERLAEQRPSASVLPSAEEHFRKKSLLYDAVTQLPSMPVVLDALRDRLLDRRRMGVLTIDVEKYSHVEDTYGWEVFDGLILETSRTLKRLVGTLFSSEDIVAISRPAGAEFLVFTALESGDDDGGLLERKARQTEETLRQTLDGRFRERIHKPIGVSVGHAMILPSAQMRMERVVYRALREAFRVATSREEDRTRRLRRVFREIVERRDIRTVYQPIFELANLALLGHEALSRGPAGTGFESPDLLFEYAIANDAVWDLEQLCLRSTADHFSADGPSLLFVNVEAEMVSAIARRGATILDPLRAQRDRVVLEITERSAIRDLATFRDAIERLRLEGFRVAIDDAGSGFASLQSIAELKPNFLKIANTLVTGLARDTIKRDIVEMLLHVAGRIEALCVAEGIESEEDLAECRRIGIPYGQGYFLGPPV
- a CDS encoding adenine phosphoribosyltransferase, with product MSEPVSSFAAGICDVPDFPSPGIVFKDITPLWSDPELFSAAIAEMSAPFRDEGVRKVIGIEARGFIFGSAVALALGAGFVPARKPGKLPRPRRRVDYTLEYGVDALEIHHDAIAPEEPCLLVDDVLATGGTARAAADLVRSAGSRLVGMSFFLEIAALDGRERLAGENVHCVVSV
- the surE gene encoding 5'/3'-nucleotidase SurE, which translates into the protein MKRPLFLVTNDDGVAADGIRALAEGVGPAGDVVVVAPDRERSAAGHSLTLHHPLRATELSKNRYVVDGTPTDCVNWGVHYLLRDRRPDAILSGINFGLNLGDDVTYSGTVSAAFEGAILGIPAIAISQEIAPGFTFEAASAFARDLVLEVLRNPLRPGTLLNVNVPAGEVRGVRAVKMGRRIYQEGVLEKLDPRGKKYYWIGASPPTGEPEEGTDLWAIAEKLISVTPLHLDLTDYAALETLDSVIARFVPTS
- a CDS encoding acylphosphatase: MTRSYLVSGRVQGIGFREWVRRTARSHGVRGWVRNREDGRVEAIATAEAEVLERFEGVLRRGSAISRIESVESSDIDETPFSDFEVRR